A single Cupriavidus sp. D39 DNA region contains:
- the rutB gene encoding pyrimidine utilization protein B — MTTPKNTTLTSSTPVGVPGAPGTPAPMVLPARPEPVALLAANTALIVVDMQNAYASAQGYLDLAGFDISGAQAATANIARAIAAARAAGILVVFLQNGWDANYVEAGGPGSPNWYKSNALKTMRSKPKLQGKFLAKGGWDYALVDALVPHPGDIVVPKTRYSGFFNCMLDSTLRSRGIRNLVFTGIATNVCVESTLRDGFHLEYFGVVLEDATHQAGPDYIQKAAIYNIETFFGWVSNVDDFCRTVAPEAAVQPTQLVPAEPAIA; from the coding sequence ATGACGACGCCGAAGAACACCACCCTCACCTCGTCCACGCCCGTCGGTGTGCCCGGTGCGCCCGGCACCCCCGCGCCGATGGTGCTGCCGGCACGCCCCGAGCCTGTGGCCTTGCTCGCTGCCAACACCGCCCTGATAGTCGTCGATATGCAGAACGCCTATGCCTCGGCCCAGGGCTACCTGGATCTGGCTGGCTTCGACATCTCGGGTGCGCAGGCCGCTACAGCCAACATCGCGCGCGCCATCGCCGCGGCGCGTGCCGCAGGGATCCTGGTCGTGTTCCTGCAGAACGGCTGGGATGCGAACTACGTGGAAGCTGGCGGGCCCGGTTCGCCAAACTGGTACAAGTCCAACGCGCTCAAGACGATGCGTAGCAAGCCCAAGTTGCAGGGCAAGTTCCTCGCAAAGGGCGGCTGGGACTACGCGCTGGTCGATGCACTGGTGCCACACCCTGGCGACATCGTAGTGCCCAAGACGCGCTACAGCGGCTTCTTCAACTGCATGCTAGACAGCACGCTGCGCTCACGTGGTATCCGCAACCTGGTCTTCACCGGCATCGCGACCAACGTGTGCGTCGAATCCACGTTGCGCGACGGCTTTCACCTGGAGTACTTCGGCGTGGTACTGGAGGACGCCACGCACCAGGCCGGTCCGGACTATATCCAGAAGGCGGCGATCTACAACATCGAGACCTTCTTCGGTTGGGTCTCCAACGTGGACGACTTCTGCCGCACTGTGGCACCCGAAGCCGCCGTACAACCCACACAACTCGTGCCGGCCGAGCCGGCCATCGCCTGA
- the rutC gene encoding pyrimidine utilization protein C, which yields MPMQAIIPPGTGTPIAPFVPGTLADGVLYVSGTLPFDKDNNVVHVGDAAAQTRHVLTIIKGVVEAAGGTMNDVTFNMIMLKDWADYAKINAVYAEFFPGTKPARYCIQCGLVKPDALVEIASIAHVGKGA from the coding sequence ATGCCCATGCAAGCCATCATCCCGCCGGGTACCGGCACCCCCATCGCTCCCTTCGTTCCCGGCACGCTCGCCGACGGCGTGCTCTACGTCTCGGGCACGTTGCCCTTCGACAAGGACAACAACGTGGTCCACGTGGGCGACGCCGCCGCGCAGACGCGCCACGTACTCACCATCATCAAGGGCGTGGTGGAGGCCGCCGGGGGCACGATGAACGACGTGACATTCAACATGATCATGCTCAAGGACTGGGCCGATTACGCCAAGATCAACGCAGTCTATGCCGAGTTCTTCCCTGGCACCAAGCCCGCACGCTACTGCATCCAATGCGGGCTGGTGAAACCCGACGCGCTGGTGGAGATCGCCTCCATTGCCCACGTAGGCAAGGGGGCCTGA
- the rutD gene encoding pyrimidine utilization protein D produces the protein MTLTYDLHGPVDACETVLLSSGLGGSAGFWQPQIPALVEAGYRVIAYDQHGTGRSPGTLPLPYTITHMAQDVAEILDATGTARCHLAGHALGGLVGLQLALDAPDRIASLILVNAWSKPNPHSARCFDARLALLRACGPRAYVEAQPIFLYPAAWCAAHAERVQAEVEHAFSHFPGEATMRARIGALRAFDVDARLSEIAVPTLVAAAADDTLVPWTCSRRLADGLPNATLDCVPHGGHAHSVTEAEPFNRSLLSFLAGVTTRNEIAA, from the coding sequence ATGACCTTGACCTACGATCTGCACGGCCCGGTAGACGCCTGCGAGACAGTGCTCCTCTCCTCCGGCCTGGGCGGCTCTGCCGGCTTCTGGCAGCCGCAGATCCCGGCGCTGGTGGAAGCAGGCTACCGCGTGATCGCCTACGACCAGCACGGCACGGGCCGTAGCCCCGGCACGCTACCCCTGCCCTACACCATCACCCACATGGCGCAGGACGTGGCCGAGATCCTGGATGCCACTGGCACCGCACGCTGCCATCTCGCCGGCCATGCACTGGGGGGCTTGGTGGGCCTGCAACTGGCGCTGGATGCGCCGGACCGGATCGCAAGCCTTATCCTGGTCAACGCCTGGTCGAAACCCAATCCGCATTCGGCGCGCTGTTTCGACGCGCGGCTGGCGCTGCTGAGGGCCTGCGGTCCGCGCGCCTACGTGGAAGCGCAACCCATCTTCTTGTACCCCGCCGCCTGGTGCGCCGCGCACGCGGAGCGCGTGCAGGCCGAGGTGGAGCATGCCTTCTCCCACTTCCCGGGCGAAGCCACCATGCGCGCGCGCATCGGCGCCCTGCGTGCCTTCGACGTAGATGCCCGCTTGTCCGAGATTGCCGTGCCCACACTGGTGGCGGCTGCCGCCGACGACACACTGGTGCCCTGGACTTGCTCCCGGCGCCTGGCCGACGGCCTGCCAAACGCCACGCTGGACTGCGTGCCGCATGGCGGCCATGCGCACAGTGTCACCGAGGCCGAACCCTTCAACCGCAGCTTGCTGAGCTTTCTGGCCGGCGTCACAACCCGCAACGAGATTGCCGCATGA
- a CDS encoding malonic semialdehyde reductase, whose protein sequence is MSTHLDDIALGTLFSEARSHNGWTAEPVSDALLQQIYMLARMGPTSANCSPGRFVFVRTPEGKQRLAPALSKGNLEKTLSAPVTVISAWDTAFYDKLPVLFPHADAKSWFTGSPAAAHETAFRNGTLQAAYLILAARALGLDAGPMSGFDQAKVNAEFFGGTTWTANFLINLGHGDASKVFGRLPRLDFTDACALA, encoded by the coding sequence ATGAGTACCCACCTGGACGATATCGCGCTGGGAACGCTGTTCTCCGAAGCCCGCAGCCACAACGGCTGGACCGCGGAGCCCGTGAGCGACGCGCTGTTGCAGCAAATCTACATGCTTGCGCGCATGGGCCCCACCTCGGCCAACTGCTCGCCCGGGCGTTTCGTCTTCGTGCGCACGCCCGAGGGCAAGCAGCGCCTGGCGCCCGCGTTGTCCAAGGGCAACCTGGAGAAGACCCTGAGCGCGCCCGTGACCGTGATCTCGGCCTGGGACACGGCCTTCTACGACAAGCTGCCTGTCTTGTTCCCGCATGCGGATGCAAAGAGCTGGTTCACCGGCAGCCCCGCGGCGGCGCACGAGACGGCCTTTCGCAACGGCACGCTGCAAGCGGCCTACCTGATCCTGGCGGCCCGCGCGCTGGGACTCGACGCGGGGCCGATGTCGGGCTTTGACCAAGCGAAAGTGAATGCCGAGTTCTTCGGCGGTACCACATGGACCGCCAATTTCCTGATCAACCTCGGCCATGGCGACGCCTCGAAGGTGTTCGGGCGCCTGCCGCGGCTCGACTTTACCGACGCCTGCGCGCTGGCCTGA
- the rutF gene encoding NADH-dependent FMN reductase RutF, with amino-acid sequence MLNTTTPEAASTAIAPSSALPKSDYRDAMARLGAAVNIITTDGPGGRAGFTASAVCSVTDDPPTLLVCLNRAASVYPAFLANGVLCVNALGAGQQALSSLFGGKTPMHERFAAGRWGRKLTGAPVLEGAAVSFDCRVVRSTSVGTHEVLFCEVIALTAHTAHTDAHGLMYFGRQYHDLRSNAH; translated from the coding sequence ATGCTGAATACCACTACCCCTGAGGCCGCGTCCACAGCGATAGCGCCATCGTCCGCGCTACCCAAGAGCGACTACCGCGACGCGATGGCGCGCCTGGGCGCGGCAGTCAACATCATTACCACCGATGGTCCCGGTGGACGCGCGGGCTTCACCGCCTCGGCCGTCTGCAGCGTCACCGACGATCCGCCCACGCTGCTGGTTTGCCTTAACCGCGCGGCCTCTGTGTACCCCGCCTTCCTGGCCAACGGCGTGCTCTGCGTGAACGCGCTCGGCGCCGGCCAGCAGGCACTCTCCAGCCTGTTCGGCGGCAAGACACCGATGCACGAGCGCTTCGCGGCTGGCCGATGGGGCCGCAAGCTGACGGGGGCGCCGGTGCTCGAGGGCGCGGCAGTGTCGTTCGACTGCCGCGTGGTGCGAAGCACCAGCGTGGGCACGCACGAGGTACTGTTCTGTGAGGTCATCGCCCTCACCGCGCACACCGCGCACACCGACGCGCACGGTCTCATGTACTTCGGGCGCCAGTACCACGACTTGCGCTCGAATGCGCACTGA
- the rutR gene encoding HTH-type transcriptional regulator RutR, translating to MPPETKKDKAIAQRKTARKTARKTTTSVVAKAAAKSSVSGVRQAPAGSRRWRQIEDKRAAILGAALGLFSRFGLHGTSLDQVAARADVSKSNLLYYFSNKEDLYVSVLRDLLALWLEPLRSFSVEQDPREAIADYIRRKLVISRDQPDASRLFCLEMVQGAPLMRDELARELRDQVERKAEVIRAWVAAGRLAPVEPHHLVFALWATTQHYADFAVQVQAITGRTLEDPAFFEQTVENVQRIVLEGIAVRAQASLP from the coding sequence ATGCCACCAGAGACTAAGAAGGACAAGGCCATCGCGCAGCGCAAGACAGCGCGTAAGACAGCGCGAAAAACCACAACATCGGTAGTGGCGAAGGCCGCAGCCAAGAGCTCCGTGTCCGGCGTGCGCCAGGCGCCGGCGGGTAGCCGGCGGTGGCGCCAGATCGAGGACAAGCGCGCTGCCATCCTCGGTGCGGCGCTGGGGCTGTTCTCACGCTTCGGGCTGCATGGCACCTCGCTCGACCAGGTCGCGGCGCGCGCCGACGTGTCCAAGAGCAACCTGCTGTATTACTTCTCCAACAAGGAGGACCTCTACGTCTCGGTGCTGCGCGACTTGCTAGCTTTGTGGCTGGAGCCGCTGCGCAGTTTCAGTGTCGAGCAGGACCCGCGCGAGGCCATCGCCGACTACATCCGGCGCAAGCTCGTGATCTCGCGCGACCAGCCCGATGCCTCACGCCTGTTCTGCCTGGAGATGGTCCAGGGTGCGCCGCTGATGCGTGACGAACTGGCGCGCGAGTTGCGCGACCAGGTGGAGCGCAAAGCCGAGGTGATCCGTGCTTGGGTCGCCGCCGGCCGTCTGGCGCCGGTGGAGCCGCACCACTTGGTATTCGCGCTATGGGCCACCACCCAGCACTACGCCGACTTCGCGGTGCAGGTGCAGGCCATCACCGGGCGCACGCTGGAAGACCCGGCATTCTTCGAGCAGACGGTGGAGAACGTGCAGCGGATCGTGCTGGAGGGCATCGCGGTACGTGCGCAGGCGTCGCTGCCCTGA
- a CDS encoding isopenicillin N synthase family dioxygenase, translated as MSPTSVGVPIIDLQPYFSDTPEGKAAVARAVDEACSSIGFLVITQHQIPQDLIDRVSRVSQEFFELPLSDKRKADRPSPDTVRGYSAVTEESLAYSLEEAAPGDLKESFSTGPANVPDDEYHHGPAAGPHFAPNVWPALPGMRETYAEYFAAMSDLSCSLMRIFALALEMEEHYFDDKIDKHISMFRVLSYPPQEETPCLGSCVPARTPTTAA; from the coding sequence ATGTCCCCAACGAGTGTCGGTGTTCCCATCATCGATCTGCAACCTTACTTCTCTGACACGCCGGAGGGCAAAGCCGCCGTTGCGCGCGCGGTGGACGAGGCCTGCAGCAGCATCGGATTCCTTGTCATCACGCAGCACCAGATCCCGCAGGACCTGATCGACCGCGTGTCGCGCGTCTCGCAGGAATTCTTCGAGCTGCCGCTATCCGACAAGCGCAAGGCCGACCGGCCCAGCCCCGACACAGTGCGAGGCTACAGCGCGGTGACAGAAGAGAGCCTTGCCTATTCCCTGGAGGAGGCCGCGCCCGGCGACTTGAAGGAGTCCTTTTCCACCGGCCCCGCGAACGTGCCTGACGATGAGTACCACCACGGCCCCGCGGCCGGCCCGCACTTCGCGCCCAACGTTTGGCCCGCGCTGCCAGGTATGCGCGAGACCTACGCTGAGTACTTCGCGGCGATGAGCGATCTGTCATGTTCGCTCATGCGCATCTTCGCGCTGGCGCTGGAGATGGAGGAGCACTACTTCGACGACAAGATCGACAAGCACATCAGCATGTTTCGCGTGCTGAGCTACCCGCCACAGGAAGAGACCCCCTGCCTGGGCAGCTGCGTGCCAGCGCGCACACCGACTACGGCAGCCTGA
- a CDS encoding 2OG-Fe(II) oxygenase family protein, giving the protein MLPDSPGLQVASGGGWIDVPHVPGAFVVNLGDLMMRWTNDRWVSTLHRVVNPQLDNMQSNTRRQSLVFFHQPNYDAMITCLPGCTAPGETPLYAPITSGDHLTSKFVKQTTFGGTKIAA; this is encoded by the coding sequence GTGCTGCCCGACAGTCCGGGCCTGCAAGTAGCCTCCGGCGGAGGCTGGATCGACGTGCCGCACGTACCCGGCGCCTTCGTGGTGAACCTGGGCGATCTGATGATGCGGTGGACCAACGACCGATGGGTTTCCACGCTGCACCGTGTCGTGAACCCGCAGTTGGACAACATGCAGAGCAATACGCGGCGGCAGTCGCTGGTCTTCTTCCACCAGCCCAACTACGACGCCATGATCACTTGCCTGCCGGGCTGCACGGCACCGGGCGAGACGCCCCTCTACGCGCCGATCACCTCGGGCGACCACCTGACGTCCAAGTTCGTCAAGCAGACGACCTTCGGTGGTACCAAGATTGCGGCCTGA
- a CDS encoding VOC family protein, with product MAQLSYVNVFAKDVVALSGFYQRVFGFPEIEAIRSPIFRGLDTGKSSLGFNAHDAYVLLQLGKGADDVCGDSFLLNFDVESKAEVNRMVPVALEAGAMLLKAPYETYYHWYQAVLRDPEGNVFRINYMMDRHA from the coding sequence ATGGCGCAACTCTCCTACGTCAACGTATTTGCCAAGGACGTGGTCGCGCTCAGCGGCTTCTACCAGCGTGTCTTTGGCTTCCCCGAGATCGAGGCGATCCGCTCTCCCATCTTCCGCGGCCTCGACACGGGCAAGAGCAGCCTCGGCTTCAACGCACATGATGCCTATGTGCTGCTGCAGCTCGGTAAAGGCGCGGACGACGTGTGCGGCGACAGCTTCCTCCTCAACTTCGACGTGGAGTCCAAGGCTGAGGTAAACCGCATGGTACCGGTGGCGCTGGAGGCCGGCGCCATGCTGTTGAAGGCTCCCTACGAAACCTACTACCACTGGTACCAGGCTGTGCTTCGCGACCCCGAAGGCAACGTTTTCCGCATCAACTACATGATGGACAGGCATGCATAG
- a CDS encoding BMP family ABC transporter substrate-binding protein has product MKLTRSIAGLFAGLALLGTALHAQAEAPGFTLKSKPKIAMIYFGPKNDGGWTQAFDEARAKVEAALGQKIQFVESVPEDASAIKPAAERFIQRGANIVIGTAFGYSDAFKELAAKYPDVAFLNASGTTNGPNLESFYGRTYESQYLCGMAAGAASKSGKLGFVAANPFGVVNWTVNAFALGAQKTNPNATVTVIYTGAWNDPVKERAAAMALIDQGADVIGQHVDTPTPQLVAQERGVYGTGHHRDLRAFAPKATLCSSVWVWDKFLIPELKKIEAGNWKPEPHGAFIAMKDGGTDVAGFGAAVSKDKQAAILAERDALMKGKQIYAGPLKDRDGKERVTAGQVLSDADLWKMDWYVKNVITQK; this is encoded by the coding sequence ATGAAATTGACGCGATCGATCGCCGGCTTGTTTGCCGGATTGGCCCTGCTAGGCACCGCCCTGCACGCCCAGGCAGAGGCGCCGGGCTTTACCTTGAAGAGCAAGCCCAAGATCGCCATGATCTACTTCGGCCCGAAGAACGATGGCGGCTGGACCCAGGCCTTCGACGAGGCGCGCGCGAAGGTCGAGGCGGCGCTGGGCCAGAAGATCCAGTTCGTGGAAAGCGTGCCGGAGGACGCATCGGCCATCAAGCCCGCCGCCGAGCGCTTCATCCAGCGCGGTGCCAACATCGTCATCGGCACCGCCTTCGGCTATTCCGATGCCTTCAAGGAGTTGGCTGCCAAGTATCCCGACGTGGCCTTCCTCAATGCCTCGGGCACGACGAACGGGCCCAACCTCGAATCATTTTACGGCCGCACCTATGAAAGCCAGTACTTGTGCGGCATGGCCGCCGGTGCTGCCTCCAAGAGCGGCAAGCTCGGCTTCGTCGCGGCCAACCCCTTCGGCGTGGTGAACTGGACGGTCAACGCCTTTGCGCTTGGTGCACAGAAGACGAATCCCAACGCCACGGTCACGGTAATCTACACCGGCGCCTGGAACGATCCGGTAAAGGAACGCGCTGCCGCCATGGCACTGATCGACCAGGGCGCCGACGTGATCGGCCAGCATGTCGACACGCCCACGCCGCAGCTGGTCGCGCAGGAGCGCGGCGTTTACGGCACCGGCCATCACCGTGACTTGCGCGCCTTCGCACCGAAGGCCACGCTGTGCTCCTCCGTCTGGGTATGGGACAAGTTCCTGATCCCCGAACTCAAAAAGATCGAGGCCGGCAACTGGAAGCCCGAGCCCCATGGTGCCTTCATCGCTATGAAGGATGGCGGCACAGACGTTGCCGGCTTCGGTGCGGCCGTGTCCAAGGACAAGCAAGCCGCCATCCTGGCCGAGCGCGACGCTCTGATGAAAGGCAAGCAGATCTACGCCGGCCCGCTCAAGGACCGTGACGGGAAAGAACGCGTGACCGCCGGCCAAGTGCTCTCGGACGCAGACCTCTGGAAGATGGACTGGTACGTCAAAAACGTGATCACGCAGAAATAA
- a CDS encoding ABC transporter permease, whose product MTAIATPPPSRPRRVPLLQRRYTLELRQQLSWPQQAAVLTLSVAVGLLLCGAILVAAGVSLQDLLNEFIVQTFLDAQNFRAVLFQAAPMVMVGLAAAMAFRARFWNLGLEGQMISGAIGATAISMHEIGPPGLRLWFMAAAALLCGLAWVVVPMTLKMRLGINEIISSLMLNYVAANFLLHLLYGAWKDPKDAFPYSPKFQAFERLPDLPGGYSSAIVLAALVALAAWWFVERSRAGLYLRFVHASRRVADAVGVPVRRLVLGAVLLSGALAGLAGFMVAAGQEGRLTQAFYSGYGFSGILIAFLARNNPLAASVVAVLVATLFVAGRSLQVFYQIPFSMVQLIQAILVICVASSDFFIRHRLRAVAPQGT is encoded by the coding sequence GTGACTGCAATTGCCACGCCCCCGCCGTCCCGTCCACGCCGCGTGCCGCTACTGCAGCGCCGCTACACGCTGGAGTTGCGCCAGCAACTCAGCTGGCCGCAACAGGCTGCAGTGCTAACGCTGTCGGTGGCGGTCGGACTGCTCCTCTGCGGCGCCATCCTGGTGGCCGCGGGTGTGTCGCTCCAGGACCTGCTCAACGAGTTCATCGTCCAGACCTTTCTCGATGCGCAGAACTTCCGCGCGGTGCTGTTTCAGGCCGCGCCGATGGTGATGGTAGGGCTCGCTGCCGCCATGGCCTTCCGCGCCCGCTTCTGGAACCTAGGGCTGGAAGGCCAGATGATTTCTGGGGCGATCGGCGCCACGGCCATCTCCATGCACGAAATCGGGCCGCCGGGCTTGCGTCTGTGGTTCATGGCCGCAGCCGCCCTGCTCTGCGGCCTGGCCTGGGTAGTGGTGCCGATGACGCTCAAGATGCGTCTGGGCATCAACGAGATCATCTCTAGCCTGATGCTCAATTACGTGGCAGCCAACTTCCTGCTGCACCTTCTCTACGGCGCATGGAAGGACCCGAAGGACGCCTTTCCCTATTCGCCTAAATTCCAGGCATTCGAGCGCCTGCCCGACCTGCCGGGTGGCTACAGCAGCGCCATCGTGCTCGCCGCACTGGTAGCGCTGGCAGCGTGGTGGTTCGTGGAGCGCAGCCGTGCGGGGCTTTACCTGCGCTTCGTGCATGCCAGCCGGCGCGTCGCCGACGCCGTTGGCGTCCCGGTGCGGCGGCTGGTGCTGGGCGCGGTACTGCTCTCGGGCGCGCTGGCCGGACTGGCGGGCTTCATGGTAGCCGCGGGACAAGAAGGACGGCTCACGCAGGCCTTCTACAGTGGCTACGGCTTCTCGGGCATCCTGATCGCCTTCCTGGCGCGCAACAACCCGCTGGCCGCCAGCGTGGTCGCGGTGCTCGTGGCCACGCTGTTTGTGGCAGGCCGCAGCCTGCAAGTCTTCTACCAGATCCCGTTCTCGATGGTGCAGTTGATCCAGGCCATCCTGGTGATCTGTGTGGCCTCTTCAGATTTCTTCATCCGCCACCGGCTGCGCGCCGTGGCGCCACAAGGTACGTGA
- a CDS encoding ABC transporter permease translates to MSERAGVLSLGAEGLMLAGALAGIGTQLAVHEPGIALLASMAAAMAVSVLFAAMTIWLRVNQVIAGLALVFFCQGVTGLLGTVLGWTNQPVTGLPALPLGPLAQLPLVGGLFRQNLVAYLTPCIFAAVAWYLHRSVSGLRLRSVGENPQAADAAGIPVLRYRFLAVLAGSALVGLAGGYIAVISTKLWIAGMTGGRGWIAVGLVIFARWAPWRAFAGAVVFGGIEALIPQLAAAGIALPQYFLLMTPYVVTLGVMVWVAMTRRGSDETPGALGEPYLREERR, encoded by the coding sequence ATCTCTGAGCGTGCGGGTGTACTTTCGCTCGGCGCCGAGGGGCTGATGCTGGCGGGCGCGCTGGCGGGCATCGGCACGCAACTGGCCGTACACGAGCCCGGCATTGCTTTGCTGGCATCGATGGCGGCCGCCATGGCAGTGTCGGTGCTGTTCGCTGCAATGACCATATGGCTGCGTGTGAACCAGGTAATCGCGGGGCTAGCGCTGGTGTTCTTCTGCCAGGGCGTTACAGGCCTGCTAGGCACGGTGCTAGGCTGGACCAACCAGCCGGTAACCGGTCTGCCCGCCCTGCCCCTGGGACCCTTGGCGCAGTTGCCGCTAGTGGGCGGGCTGTTTCGGCAGAACCTGGTGGCCTATCTCACACCGTGCATCTTCGCGGCCGTGGCCTGGTACCTGCACCGGTCGGTTTCCGGCCTGCGCCTGCGCTCTGTCGGCGAGAACCCCCAGGCGGCTGATGCTGCCGGCATCCCCGTTCTGCGTTACCGCTTTCTGGCGGTGCTTGCGGGGTCTGCCCTGGTGGGGCTGGCTGGCGGCTACATCGCGGTCATCAGTACCAAGCTCTGGATCGCCGGCATGACGGGCGGGCGCGGCTGGATCGCTGTGGGCCTGGTCATCTTCGCACGCTGGGCCCCCTGGCGCGCCTTCGCGGGAGCGGTGGTATTCGGCGGCATTGAAGCGCTGATCCCGCAGCTGGCCGCAGCCGGAATTGCGCTGCCGCAGTACTTCTTGCTGATGACGCCCTATGTGGTCACGTTGGGCGTGATGGTGTGGGTGGCAATGACAAGGCGTGGCAGCGACGAGACGCCCGGTGCCCTGGGCGAGCCCTACCTGCGCGAGGAAAGGCGCTGA
- a CDS encoding outer envelope protein, producing the protein MAKQLALKNGKFALCALTAAGSLTCIQPASALEWSDTSIGYRYGTKFAEPYVGDGISKSIFNLTHASGYKYGTNYLNVDLLQSDSKDHNAQEAYVVYRHTLDAGKVIDKDLEVGPVRGFGLTAGFDWNTKNDPGYASKKRMLVVGPTLMMDVPGFLNISLLMLWESNQPVGVSSRYHFEAHPMLNAAWGIPIASTGLSFEGYINYIAAKGTNEFGGPTSAELNIDAMMMYDLGTPLHIGKNTLRAGVEYQYWRNKFGNPHSVPGSLAKTPMVRVEYHF; encoded by the coding sequence ATGGCAAAGCAATTGGCATTAAAGAATGGAAAGTTCGCACTCTGCGCACTGACAGCGGCAGGATCACTGACTTGCATCCAGCCGGCGAGCGCTCTCGAGTGGAGTGACACCTCGATAGGCTACCGCTACGGCACCAAGTTCGCCGAACCCTACGTGGGAGATGGCATTAGCAAGAGCATCTTCAATCTGACTCACGCCAGCGGGTATAAGTACGGCACTAACTACCTGAACGTCGACCTTCTGCAATCAGACAGCAAGGACCACAACGCACAGGAAGCCTATGTTGTCTATCGACACACACTCGATGCGGGAAAGGTCATCGACAAGGATCTCGAAGTCGGACCGGTCCGCGGCTTTGGACTGACCGCCGGCTTTGACTGGAACACGAAGAATGATCCTGGCTATGCATCAAAAAAGCGCATGCTTGTGGTGGGTCCCACCTTGATGATGGATGTGCCGGGCTTCCTCAACATTAGTCTGCTGATGCTGTGGGAAAGCAACCAGCCGGTGGGAGTCAGCAGCCGCTACCACTTCGAGGCACATCCAATGCTCAATGCAGCGTGGGGCATCCCGATTGCCTCGACGGGTCTCTCGTTTGAAGGATATATCAACTACATTGCTGCCAAGGGCACAAACGAATTCGGCGGCCCAACTTCGGCTGAACTGAATATCGACGCGATGATGATGTACGACCTCGGCACCCCTTTGCATATCGGAAAGAATACGTTGCGCGCCGGCGTTGAGTACCAATACTGGCGCAACAAGTTCGGCAACCCGCACTCGGTGCCGGGCTCGTTGGCTAAAACGCCCATGGTGCGGGTCGAATACCACTTCTGA
- a CDS encoding LysR family transcriptional regulator produces MGSIDKQDSTPLLLNRLRMRQIALMLAIEERKTLRAAADELGLTQPAATKMLHELEDALGQRLFERVGRGLLLNAAGQRVTGYFRGIRGSMEALNRDLGELRLGSAGRFAVGSIMAASPGRLTEALVGLKEKFPLLAIEIAVDTSDRLLAQLHEGVLEVVIGRMVGEEPRTCVFRAIDDEGLSLVVGNHHPLASKHRVDFPALQAYPWILQPCGSPMREVIEREFRDHHTALPRGLVETGSILTTINLIRRSEMIGVIPETVARRDAQHHMLKIVAYPIRQKLATYGSIVRQDRPPSLAALHFLELLHAKPGGATT; encoded by the coding sequence TTGGGTTCCATTGACAAGCAGGATTCAACCCCGTTGCTGCTCAATCGGCTTCGCATGCGGCAGATTGCGCTGATGCTGGCCATCGAGGAGCGCAAGACCCTGAGAGCGGCGGCCGACGAACTCGGACTCACACAGCCTGCTGCAACGAAAATGCTCCATGAGCTCGAAGATGCGCTGGGGCAGCGTCTGTTCGAGCGCGTGGGCCGAGGCCTGTTGCTCAATGCGGCAGGCCAGCGGGTGACGGGCTACTTCCGTGGCATTCGCGGCAGCATGGAAGCACTCAACCGCGATCTGGGCGAGTTGAGGCTCGGCAGCGCGGGGCGGTTCGCGGTGGGCAGCATCATGGCGGCGTCGCCCGGTCGGCTGACCGAGGCGCTGGTTGGGCTCAAGGAGAAGTTTCCGTTGCTTGCGATCGAGATCGCGGTAGACACCAGCGATCGTCTGCTTGCGCAGTTGCACGAAGGCGTGCTGGAGGTCGTGATCGGGCGGATGGTGGGGGAGGAGCCACGGACTTGCGTTTTTCGAGCCATCGATGACGAAGGCCTGTCCCTGGTCGTCGGCAACCATCACCCCCTCGCCAGCAAGCACCGGGTGGACTTCCCCGCGCTGCAGGCCTATCCGTGGATCCTGCAACCCTGCGGCAGCCCCATGCGCGAGGTCATCGAGCGGGAATTTCGCGACCACCACACGGCCTTGCCACGGGGGCTGGTGGAGACCGGTTCGATACTCACAACCATCAACCTGATCCGTCGCTCGGAGATGATCGGTGTCATTCCCGAGACGGTGGCTCGACGCGACGCCCAGCATCACATGTTAAAGATCGTGGCGTATCCGATCCGCCAGAAGCTGGCTACCTATGGCAGCATTGTTCGCCAGGACCGGCCGCCGAGTCTTGCGGCGCTGCATTTCCTGGAACTGCTCCATGCTAAGCCGGGCGGCGCCACCACGTGA